The following are from one region of the Salvia splendens isolate huo1 chromosome 2, SspV2, whole genome shotgun sequence genome:
- the LOC121774472 gene encoding uncharacterized protein LOC121774472 produces the protein MALNIPPQNTFLYKSNWTHALDESLLESIIRLKHEHDMAGTVIPKPFFDIVAAYMAYDLGVTMPWEALYDRLQFLESRYLSFKALVKEDGVRWDEPNNIVVATDDTWTTILKKNQLAGAYYRQAEPTYYQLYNMFGPKEEMQVQENEVIVISDTTVPLVATNPDGPEVVAETSDTVLSPVWLNELKSRRKLFNDDQSNGTRESSNGRQTMPPPPCPLKIQRRPPMPNASPCGSSCASSSPGGWWKNMNN, from the exons ATGGCTCTAAATATTCCACCACAAAACACCTTTCTCTACAAATCCAATTGGACTCATGCACTCGATGAAAGCTTACTCGAAAGCATCATTCGCTTGAAGCATGAACATGACATGGCCGGTACTGTCATTCCCAAGCCCTTCTTCGACATTGTTGCTGCCTATATGGCCTACGATCTCGGGGTGACCATGCCGTGGGAAGCTCTATACGACCGACTGCAGTTCCTAGAGAGTCGATATTTGTCGTTCAAGGCTTTGGTGAAGGAGGATGGTGTAAGGTGGGACGAGCCAAACAACATCGTTGTGGCCACAGATGACACTTGGACGACTATTCTGAAG AAAAACCAACTAGCTGGAGCCTACTATCGCCAAGCCGAGCCAACCTACTACCAATTATACAACATGTTTGGGCCGAAGGAGGAGATGCAAGTACAGGAGAACGAGGTCATAGTCATCTCAGACACCACTGTCCCATTGGTTGCAACCAATCCCGATGGTCCAGAGGTCGTGGCCGAGACCTCGGATACAGTCCTTTCACCTGTTTGGCTCAATGAGCTGAAATCACGTCGTAAACTTTTCAATGATGATCAAAGCAATGGAACTCGCGAGTCATCCAATGGAAGGCAGACTATGCCGCCACCGCCGTGCCCACTGAAAATTCAACGCCGCCCTCCGATGCCAAATGCATCCCCATGCGGCAGTTCTTGTGCCTCCTCAAGCCCAGGTGGTTGGTGGAAGAACATGAATAATTGA